One window of the Dehalococcoidia bacterium genome contains the following:
- the trpC gene encoding indole-3-glycerol phosphate synthase TrpC, with protein MILDKIVAATKKSLPERKARMPLADLEAIACAVEPPRDFAGAIGGSGIKLIAEVKRASPSKGPLALNLNAPTLARSYEKGGAAAISVLTETEYFKGSMADLEAVRSAVDIPILRKDFIIDPYQVFEARAGGADIVLLIAAILSSEEMRGLLEIVHSLEMKALVEVHDRAELERVLKLNPEVIGINNRNLFDFSVTLQTTLALRPFVPKDVLLVSESGIHIRDDVRMLEDAGVNAILVGEALVTSADPAAKIRELIG; from the coding sequence ATGATTTTGGATAAGATCGTTGCTGCCACGAAGAAGTCGTTGCCGGAGCGCAAGGCGCGGATGCCTCTGGCTGATCTTGAGGCTATTGCCTGCGCAGTAGAGCCTCCGCGTGATTTTGCCGGAGCGATTGGCGGGTCTGGCATTAAGCTGATTGCCGAGGTGAAACGGGCTTCCCCTTCCAAAGGGCCATTAGCCTTGAATCTGAATGCGCCTACACTGGCCCGGAGTTATGAAAAAGGCGGTGCGGCGGCTATCTCGGTGCTGACGGAAACGGAATACTTCAAGGGCAGCATGGCTGATCTGGAAGCGGTACGGTCGGCAGTGGATATTCCGATCCTGCGCAAGGATTTTATCATCGACCCGTACCAGGTTTTTGAAGCGCGCGCCGGAGGCGCTGATATAGTTCTGTTGATTGCTGCAATTCTTTCATCAGAAGAGATGAGAGGTTTGCTGGAGATTGTTCATTCGCTGGAAATGAAGGCGCTGGTAGAGGTGCATGACAGAGCGGAGCTGGAGCGTGTTTTGAAACTGAATCCAGAGGTCATCGGGATCAACAACCGGAATCTGTTCGACTTCAGCGTCACCCTCCAGACAACACTTGCTCTGCGACCCTTCGTGCCCAAAGATGTCTTGCTGGTAAGCGAAAGCGGCATCCACATCAGGGACGACGTCAGAATGCTGGAAGATGCCGGAGTAAACGCTATTCTGGTCGGGGAGGCGCTGGTCACGAGCGCCGACCCGGCGGCAAAGATCAGAGAATTGATAGGCTGA
- a CDS encoding phosphoribosylanthranilate isomerase, translating to MRVRIKICGITNIEDAMAAVEFGADALGFVFAPSPRQVTPEQVRAITDQLPPFVTKVGVFVDSVLSEVKEVMSLCNLDIAQLHGSEPSDFCEALFPRVIKVFTPESLPQREELKRYRVAAFMIDKEKGSDTRPEQLLPIAREMATQGRIILAGGLTPENIAQAIEVAHPYAVDVSSGVESKPGKKDHQKMKAFIQSVGAGLALPSHWGAASSAPTSECQ from the coding sequence GTGAGAGTAAGAATCAAGATTTGCGGGATCACCAATATCGAGGATGCGATGGCAGCGGTTGAATTCGGAGCCGATGCGCTGGGATTTGTGTTTGCGCCAAGTCCCCGTCAGGTGACTCCGGAACAGGTCAGGGCCATCACCGACCAACTGCCGCCGTTCGTGACAAAGGTGGGTGTGTTTGTGGATAGCGTGCTTTCGGAAGTGAAGGAAGTCATGTCGCTTTGCAATCTGGATATAGCCCAGTTGCACGGAAGTGAACCCTCCGATTTCTGTGAGGCGCTTTTCCCCAGAGTCATCAAAGTTTTTACTCCTGAGAGTCTGCCGCAACGAGAGGAATTGAAACGCTATCGTGTGGCAGCATTTATGATCGATAAGGAAAAGGGGTCGGATACCCGGCCGGAGCAGCTATTGCCGATTGCCAGGGAGATGGCGACACAAGGAAGGATTATCCTCGCCGGTGGACTGACCCCCGAGAATATCGCGCAAGCCATAGAAGTGGCCCATCCTTATGCGGTAGACGTTTCCAGCGGGGTAGAATCGAAGCCGGGAAAGAAAGACCATCAAAAGATGAAGGCGTTCATCCAATCTGTAGGGGCAGGGCTTGCCTTGCCCTCTCATTGGGGCGCGGCGAGCAGCGCCCCTACGTCGGAATGCCAATGA
- a CDS encoding transposase encodes MKYDPDKHHRRSIRLKDYDYSQAGAYFVTICIQNRECLLGDVLDGEMHLSQAGEMVIRVWDDLTVRYPAVALDEFVVMPNHVHGIVIVGALFVGAQQMAGIKPAISADDVTVRAGTRPAPTLSEIIGTFKSITTKEYTVGVAQNGWAPFHQRLWQRNYYEHIIRNEDDLNQIREYIQTNPLNWDHDENNPRILQEAQSI; translated from the coding sequence ATGAAATACGATCCCGATAAACACCATCGCCGATCCATCCGGTTGAAGGATTATGATTATTCGCAAGCCGGAGCGTATTTCGTGACGATTTGTATTCAGAATCGAGAGTGTCTGTTGGGAGACGTATTAGACGGGGAGATGCATTTGAGCCAAGCTGGGGAAATGGTTATCAGAGTGTGGGATGATTTAACGGTTCGTTACCCTGCCGTGGCATTAGATGAATTTGTAGTTATGCCCAATCATGTGCATGGCATCGTAATCGTAGGGGCACTTTTTGTGGGTGCCCAGCAAATGGCAGGCATAAAACCTGCCATTTCGGCCGACGACGTGACCGTTCGGGCAGGCACAAGACCTGCCCCTACATTATCGGAAATCATCGGCACATTCAAATCTATTACGACAAAAGAATACACGGTCGGTGTGGCGCAAAATGGATGGGCACCTTTTCACCAACGGTTGTGGCAACGCAACTATTACGAACACATCATCCGGAACGAAGACGATCTGAACCAAATCCGGGAATACATCCAAACCAATCCTTTGAACTGGGATCATGACGAGAACAATCCCAGAATCTTACAAGAGGCGCAATCGATATGA
- the trpB gene encoding tryptophan synthase subunit beta — translation MKTKPRLPDVHGHFGPWGGKFVPETLMPALAELEQAYAQASADANFWKEFDDLCHYYAGRSTPLYHARRLSEKMGGAQILLKREDLAHTGAHKINNTLGQGLLCQRMGKKRIIAETGAGQHGVATATVCALLGLECIVYMGSEDVHRQSMNVFRMKLLGAEVRPVDSGTRTLKDAINEAIRDWVTNVQTTHYLIGSVVGPHPYPMMVRDFQSVIGKETKEQMLAQHKRLPDYIVACVGGGSNSMGIFHPFIEDKTVQLIGVEAAGKGIETGLHSVTLGAGSPGVLHGAKSYLLQDEHGQVNPTHSISAGLDYPGVGPEHSYLKDAGRAKYVSVTDDQALEGFKMLCEVEGIIPALESSHAIYHAAQMAKGLPKDKIIVVCVSGRGDKDLGIVAGAMGIGL, via the coding sequence ATGAAAACCAAACCAAGACTACCTGATGTTCACGGGCACTTCGGTCCCTGGGGCGGGAAATTTGTGCCGGAGACGCTGATGCCCGCGCTGGCGGAACTGGAGCAGGCATATGCCCAGGCCTCGGCAGACGCCAACTTCTGGAAGGAGTTCGATGATCTCTGCCACTATTATGCCGGTCGTTCCACTCCGCTCTACCATGCTCGGCGGCTTTCCGAAAAGATGGGCGGAGCGCAAATTCTGCTCAAGCGGGAGGACTTGGCTCACACCGGTGCTCACAAGATCAACAATACGCTGGGCCAGGGTCTTCTTTGCCAGCGAATGGGGAAGAAGCGCATCATCGCCGAGACTGGAGCCGGACAGCACGGCGTGGCCACAGCGACAGTCTGTGCTCTACTGGGGCTTGAGTGCATTGTCTACATGGGATCGGAGGACGTCCACCGCCAGTCGATGAATGTTTTTCGTATGAAGCTTCTAGGCGCGGAAGTGCGTCCGGTGGATTCCGGCACCCGCACGCTGAAAGACGCCATCAATGAGGCCATCCGCGATTGGGTAACCAATGTGCAAACTACCCACTATCTGATCGGCTCGGTAGTCGGGCCTCATCCTTATCCCATGATGGTGCGTGACTTTCAATCGGTCATCGGAAAGGAGACCAAGGAGCAGATGCTGGCACAGCATAAGCGCCTTCCTGATTACATCGTGGCCTGCGTCGGCGGCGGCAGCAATTCCATGGGAATCTTTCATCCCTTCATCGAGGACAAAACCGTTCAACTGATAGGAGTTGAGGCGGCAGGAAAAGGCATCGAGACAGGCCTTCATTCAGTAACTCTGGGAGCCGGGAGCCCGGGCGTTCTCCACGGGGCTAAATCCTATCTCCTGCAGGATGAACACGGGCAGGTGAATCCAACCCACAGCATCTCGGCGGGTCTGGATTACCCCGGAGTCGGGCCGGAGCACAGCTACCTGAAGGACGCTGGCCGGGCCAAATACGTTTCCGTTACCGACGATCAGGCACTGGAGGGTTTCAAAATGCTCTGCGAAGTGGAGGGCATCATCCCGGCGCTGGAATCTTCTCACGCCATCTATCATGCGGCCCAGATGGCAAAGGGGCTGCCGAAGGACAAAATTATTGTGGTGTGCGTTTCCGGCCGAGGCGATAAGGACCTAGGTATCGTCGCCGGGGCAATGGGGATAGGATTATGA